Proteins encoded in a region of the Shewanella polaris genome:
- a CDS encoding multidrug effflux MFS transporter gives MKVEQPILGSTGTLFFLVVVSAFPPLTTDLYLPALPTMVETLNTTQTMVNLTLSVYFVAYALGLLFWGPLSEKFGRKPIMLFGLGIYVIASLLCALSNNIEMLIGARLLQAFGGSAVTVVATAIVKDLYDGREREKIMATIMSLVIIAPMVAPILGAFLLKIGSWHMMFYALAIFGAISTLLTVFYRETLQHRYTGSVLRSWGRIAVVTNNPKFVSLLAIFTIPPMTLMAFLAAGSYIYIDGFGLSEQMFSYAFAFNALVASFGPSIYMKLSRTIAVQKIITVFFIILMFLGVLTYSIGHLSPWIFAFLAAPATLVVIATRVPGINLMLDQQSGDTGSAVAVIQFCSMMAGAIGMTLVSLRPDDLIHNLGIIQFSIGAIVSLLWFMVKKRPFVVDNIPKQQDHI, from the coding sequence TTGAAAGTAGAACAACCTATTTTAGGCTCAACAGGTACCTTATTCTTCTTAGTCGTAGTGAGTGCATTTCCACCATTAACCACCGACTTATACTTACCGGCCTTACCTACCATGGTCGAAACACTTAACACCACTCAAACCATGGTCAATCTGACGTTAAGTGTTTATTTTGTTGCCTATGCGCTTGGGTTGCTTTTTTGGGGGCCGTTAAGTGAAAAGTTTGGTCGTAAACCCATCATGTTGTTTGGCTTGGGTATTTATGTGATTGCCAGCTTGTTATGCGCTCTATCGAATAATATAGAAATGCTTATTGGGGCTAGACTACTTCAAGCATTTGGTGGCAGTGCCGTCACCGTTGTGGCGACTGCTATCGTAAAAGATTTGTATGATGGCCGCGAACGCGAAAAAATCATGGCGACCATTATGTCTTTGGTGATTATTGCACCTATGGTTGCTCCTATACTTGGCGCTTTTTTACTAAAAATTGGCTCGTGGCATATGATGTTTTATGCACTGGCTATTTTTGGTGCTATCTCGACTTTATTGACTGTGTTTTACCGTGAAACATTACAGCACCGATATACTGGCTCGGTGTTACGTTCATGGGGAAGAATAGCCGTAGTTACCAACAATCCGAAGTTTGTTTCCCTATTAGCGATATTTACCATTCCGCCTATGACATTAATGGCATTTTTAGCTGCGGGATCTTATATCTATATCGACGGTTTTGGATTATCGGAACAAATGTTTAGTTATGCTTTTGCTTTTAATGCGCTTGTCGCATCATTTGGCCCGAGTATCTATATGAAGCTTTCTCGTACCATTGCAGTGCAAAAAATAATTACGGTTTTTTTTATTATCCTGATGTTTTTAGGTGTATTAACCTACTCCATTGGTCATCTCTCCCCGTGGATTTTTGCTTTCCTTGCTGCACCCGCTACGCTGGTGGTCATCGCAACGCGTGTTCCTGGCATTAATTTAATGTTGGATCAACAATCCGGTGATACGGGTTCTGCAGTGGCGGTTATTCAATTTTGCTCGATGATGGCGGGTGCTATCGGTATGACGTTAGTGTCATTGCGTCCTGATGATTTAATCCATAATTTAGGGATTATTCAGTTCAGTATCGGTGCAATAGTCAGTTTATTATGGTTTATGGTAAAAAAACGACCTTTTGTGGTCGATAATATCCCTAAACAACAGGACCACATTTAG
- a CDS encoding regulatory protein RecX produces the protein MQRPPLRQAKTIDNVFNSAYWHLGQQDFTINEIRIKLERKTENQQWIDTVLARLIEGGYLKNDYDFAVRYCELAFSNQLGKGAIKRKLQIRGISATEIDNAIEQVMDEQNVDSFEMATSRLLNRFVNFYGTNKEKVYNQMTAKGFSRAEIDHALAQHPQRDTLRSKLAVKADKVDLTTEIIKLFNKGKGKTLILQELKQRLIDVSDFEETLYQLTLTEQIDFYQSCKTELAKKRYNLTDYKDKSKAYAYLSRKGFDSDEIKEAMKLDDE, from the coding sequence ATGCAGCGGCCGCCATTACGTCAAGCTAAAACCATCGATAACGTTTTTAATAGTGCCTATTGGCACCTCGGTCAGCAGGATTTCACCATTAATGAAATCCGCATCAAACTTGAGCGTAAAACCGAAAACCAGCAATGGATTGATACCGTATTAGCCAGACTTATAGAAGGTGGTTATTTAAAAAATGACTATGATTTTGCGGTGCGATATTGTGAGTTGGCTTTTAGCAATCAACTCGGGAAAGGTGCAATAAAACGTAAGTTACAAATACGCGGCATATCCGCTACTGAGATTGATAACGCAATAGAACAAGTGATGGATGAGCAAAATGTTGATAGTTTTGAAATGGCCACGTCTAGGCTGTTAAACCGTTTTGTTAATTTTTATGGTACCAATAAAGAAAAAGTGTATAACCAGATGACCGCAAAAGGGTTTTCGCGTGCAGAAATCGATCACGCATTAGCACAACACCCACAACGTGATACCCTGCGAAGTAAGTTAGCCGTAAAAGCCGATAAAGTGGACTTAACAACGGAAATAATCAAACTGTTTAATAAGGGTAAAGGCAAAACACTTATCTTGCAGGAGCTCAAACAACGATTGATTGACGTGAGTGACTTTGAAGAAACGCTGTACCAATTAACACTTACTGAGCAAATCGATTTTTATCAAAGCTGTAAAACAGAGCTGGCTAAGAAACGCTATAACTTAACCGATTATAAAGATAAGTCGAAGGCCTATGCGTATTTGTCTCGGAAAGGGTTTGACAGTGATGAAATAAAAGAAGCAATGAAGCTGGATGATGAATAA
- the cybH gene encoding Ni/Fe-hydrogenase, b-type cytochrome subunit, giving the protein MEHIATHIRELEFTPAIRIFHWTRALTIVILVITGFYISWPFLVAPDSTDVLLQGWIRFAHLICGFVLTAITLVRAYLFFFSHRNNERRSFRDVLNLRSWIAQVKSYFWMGNLDKAGAYGPLQFMTYAVISLIALLACITGLALYANVYHLGVGGLLSDSAAWITWLFGGLAPLRIIHHYLTWAFIIFLLIHMYMAVWSGIRFRHNSVDTIVTGYDYHKVHK; this is encoded by the coding sequence ATGGAACATATTGCAACCCACATTCGCGAGCTTGAATTTACTCCAGCGATACGAATATTTCACTGGACGCGGGCCTTGACCATTGTGATCTTGGTGATCACTGGGTTTTATATCTCGTGGCCATTTTTAGTGGCGCCAGATAGTACCGATGTATTACTTCAAGGTTGGATCCGCTTTGCACATTTAATTTGTGGATTTGTACTGACCGCAATCACTTTAGTGCGCGCTTACTTGTTTTTCTTTAGTCATAGGAATAATGAAAGACGGTCATTTAGAGATGTATTGAATCTGCGAAGCTGGATTGCCCAAGTAAAATCTTATTTCTGGATGGGGAATTTAGATAAAGCTGGCGCCTACGGACCATTGCAGTTTATGACTTATGCGGTTATTTCATTAATTGCATTACTTGCCTGTATTACCGGTTTAGCACTTTACGCCAATGTGTATCACTTAGGTGTTGGTGGATTACTAAGTGATAGTGCAGCATGGATAACGTGGTTATTTGGTGGTTTAGCACCTTTGCGGATCATTCACCATTATTTAACTTGGGCCTTCATTATCTTTTTGTTGATCCATATGTATATGGCGGTGTGGTCTGGTATTCGCTTTAGACATAATTCAGTCGATACCATTGTGACTGGTTATGATTATCACAAAGTACATAAATAG
- a CDS encoding NiFe hydrogenase: protein MSMHNIRFDFICQRPVPLYEYLCNQYLDRTELNISIGSELYPQTSKIRYFIEAFATQAQLEELADDIASDFLLSVWLLDTHIQSIEQHSGQRKPLDLKNNNSDLPLYFCQHCQPIFGDNQQSLFADINLQCEHCKGHNKLCRELKSLTRHDIMALADRLFTDKSLALPVIGTTLWLTPPPLVLDNQAATSKADLNQTVQYQRPRILICNPNSLNSHFIVNDSQVLALSSIEKPLLRVRPSSDHPCLTAPLYEIQFAQNRLLVILAEVLRQKGINWLYVTTEINPNASKSDVVDRPLRLASINQHWMPITTLDSGLIPLPTNETCVHDISHYQDDHYSFTAKNSKATINWQVNPIDPTSLNAAKNRVKPLSYSSHDISASLCALNAAVLRSDPSEHHRKPQFVKHAAVFYFNHKNTCQIVTVDGNSEAELFFEMPKLPSSGYGICHSLTESPQKNILDKFKQQFPAEYNQLLDMHIHEDDGSLAQLMAVATLIIGAYPVETAQRVTVTELADKFIALAMSHHGNNAPRIDFPLTKGMAHRGLNWCKTLGTLMSFKLAGETNLAKLAFAFHDSFADYLSHWVEHLDQNIGVKQLVIAGNEFANPVLTERVQLRIGKNYPLVVNPLLDFDGVNIAIGGLYLKQRRG from the coding sequence ATGTCGATGCATAATATTCGATTTGATTTTATATGCCAACGACCCGTTCCATTATACGAGTATTTATGTAATCAATATCTTGATCGCACTGAACTCAACATTAGTATTGGTTCTGAGTTGTACCCTCAAACCAGTAAAATTCGTTATTTTATCGAAGCTTTTGCAACACAAGCTCAGTTAGAAGAATTAGCTGATGATATTGCCAGTGATTTTTTATTGTCGGTGTGGTTATTAGACACGCATATCCAAAGCATTGAACAACATAGCGGGCAACGAAAACCACTGGACCTTAAAAACAATAATTCCGATTTACCACTGTATTTTTGTCAACATTGCCAACCAATATTCGGCGATAACCAACAATCTTTATTTGCTGATATCAACCTGCAATGCGAACACTGTAAGGGACATAACAAACTATGTCGTGAACTAAAGTCGTTAACACGCCACGATATTATGGCACTGGCAGATAGATTATTTACCGATAAATCGTTAGCTCTGCCTGTTATCGGCACTACCTTGTGGTTAACCCCCCCCCCCTTAGTGTTAGATAATCAAGCGGCGACATCAAAAGCGGATCTAAATCAAACGGTTCAATATCAACGTCCACGTATTTTGATTTGTAATCCAAATTCACTTAATAGCCACTTTATCGTCAATGATAGCCAAGTATTGGCCTTATCTAGCATTGAGAAGCCATTATTGAGAGTGAGACCGAGTAGCGATCATCCTTGTCTAACGGCACCGCTTTATGAGATACAATTTGCTCAAAATCGTTTGTTAGTGATATTGGCTGAAGTCCTCCGTCAAAAAGGGATCAATTGGTTATATGTCACCACTGAGATCAACCCAAATGCGAGCAAAAGCGATGTAGTTGATAGGCCCTTACGCTTGGCAAGTATTAATCAGCATTGGATGCCTATTACCACCCTAGACAGTGGTTTGATCCCGTTACCTACTAACGAGACTTGTGTACACGACATCAGTCATTATCAAGATGACCATTATTCATTTACGGCTAAAAACAGCAAAGCGACAATTAACTGGCAAGTTAATCCTATCGACCCAACATCACTCAATGCAGCTAAGAATCGTGTGAAGCCTTTAAGTTATTCCAGCCACGATATATCGGCTAGCTTATGCGCCTTAAATGCCGCGGTATTAAGGTCTGACCCAAGTGAACATCACCGTAAACCGCAATTTGTAAAACATGCAGCAGTATTTTATTTTAACCATAAAAATACCTGCCAAATTGTGACTGTTGATGGTAATAGTGAGGCTGAATTATTTTTTGAAATGCCTAAGTTACCTTCCTCAGGTTATGGTATTTGTCACAGTTTGACTGAGTCTCCACAGAAAAATATTTTGGATAAATTTAAACAACAATTTCCAGCTGAATATAATCAATTATTGGATATGCACATTCATGAAGACGACGGTTCCTTGGCACAATTAATGGCCGTTGCGACTCTGATTATTGGTGCCTACCCCGTTGAGACAGCCCAACGAGTAACAGTGACAGAACTTGCAGATAAATTTATCGCATTGGCGATGTCACATCATGGCAATAATGCGCCACGAATTGACTTTCCACTGACTAAAGGTATGGCGCATCGAGGCCTCAATTGGTGTAAAACCTTAGGGACCTTAATGAGCTTTAAACTTGCAGGTGAAACCAATTTAGCCAAACTTGCATTCGCATTTCATGATTCATTTGCCGACTATTTAAGTCATTGGGTAGAACATTTAGATCAAAATATTGGTGTAAAACAATTGGTGATTGCTGGCAATGAGTTTGCTAATCCGGTGTTAACCGAGCGAGTGCAATTACGTAT
- a CDS encoding mechanosensitive ion channel family protein, whose translation MVDKLVLTVDFFLEHKLLLTVLIVMLISVIKRFVISSIRGDVAFLSDVQRKWMSRTKNGTFLLILIILFVLWQSEVSKFALSVTAIAIALVIASKEIILCFTGSIQRASSRSFVIGDWIEVGKIYGEVIEHNLMATVIQEIDLDHGQYHYTGKTATLPNSMFFTYAVKNLNFMKRYVYHNITITVVQFVNLYPLFPSLTRQIEQHCEDFIEVAKRYNNVIEKHAGVDLPGSEPHIHITSGINGEQNVHIMIFCPTERAIELEQLIREDFMIAYQENFN comes from the coding sequence TTGGTAGATAAATTAGTTTTAACGGTCGATTTCTTTCTTGAGCACAAATTATTACTAACCGTGTTAATAGTCATGCTTATTTCAGTTATTAAACGCTTTGTCATTTCAAGTATTCGTGGTGATGTCGCTTTCCTTTCTGATGTGCAACGAAAGTGGATGTCACGGACTAAAAATGGCACTTTTCTATTAATACTGATTATCTTGTTCGTCTTATGGCAATCAGAAGTCAGTAAATTTGCGTTATCCGTTACGGCAATTGCAATTGCTTTAGTGATTGCATCAAAAGAAATTATTTTGTGTTTTACCGGTTCAATACAACGTGCGAGCTCGCGTTCGTTTGTGATAGGTGATTGGATAGAAGTAGGCAAAATATACGGTGAAGTGATTGAACATAATCTCATGGCCACAGTGATCCAAGAAATAGACCTTGATCATGGCCAATACCATTACACAGGCAAAACGGCCACCTTACCAAACAGCATGTTTTTTACTTATGCAGTTAAAAACCTCAATTTTATGAAACGGTATGTTTACCACAACATAACGATTACCGTGGTTCAGTTTGTTAATCTCTATCCGCTGTTTCCTTCATTGACCCGTCAAATAGAACAGCACTGTGAAGACTTTATTGAAGTGGCAAAACGCTACAACAATGTGATAGAAAAACATGCCGGAGTCGATTTACCGGGCAGTGAACCGCATATTCATATTACTAGTGGCATAAACGGTGAACAAAATGTTCATATTATGATTTTTTGCCCCACAGAACGGGCTATTGAGTTAGAGCAGTTAATAAGAGAAGACTTTATGATTGCTTACCAAGAAAACTTTAATTAA
- the hyaB gene encoding nickel-dependent hydrogenase large subunit, whose product MSKRVVIDPITRIEGHLRVEVEVDDNNVITKAWSSSTLWRGIEVILKGRTPMDVGLIVQRICGVCTYSHYRCGTEAVENALGVKIPLNAKYLRGIMQASLFMHDHIVQFYHLHGLDWVDVVSALSADPALAAKVAMNYSDKPIAAGEGELKAVQERVKGLVETGKLGPFANAYWGNGTYRFTPEQNLIALSHYLKALEIQRVAAEMLAIFGGKSPHPQSIVVGGVTSVRDMLSPARLQEWQQKHAIVQDFIERAYQADIIMAAEAFGAEASVLGGVNVNNFLSGEDFITADGEYLFKQGVILNGDLANVLDIDPSLIKEDVTHAWYKADGPQHPYEGTTIPEYTGFIERDTVYGKLPTVNGSGKYSWVKSPRYQDEPVEVGPLACLLVNYARGNQAVVNLVDGFLARTGLPIDALFTTLGRTAARMLQVKLVGESCLKTFEALLVNIQSDESTYVKPEIDSSRVYEGYSMIEAPRGMLSHWIRIKGAKVENYQAVVPTTWNAGPVDVNGKMGPYEASLIGLKLEDPTKPLEVIRIIHSFDPCMACSVHVMDYKKHTLGQFKIDSNGF is encoded by the coding sequence ATGAGTAAACGTGTCGTTATCGACCCTATCACCCGCATCGAAGGCCATTTACGTGTTGAAGTTGAAGTCGATGATAATAATGTCATTACTAAAGCATGGTCATCATCTACCTTATGGCGGGGTATTGAGGTTATTCTGAAAGGCCGTACTCCAATGGATGTGGGCTTAATTGTGCAGCGTATTTGTGGCGTTTGTACTTATTCACATTATCGTTGTGGCACTGAGGCTGTTGAAAATGCCCTAGGTGTGAAAATCCCACTCAATGCAAAATACCTGCGCGGCATAATGCAGGCCTCTTTGTTTATGCATGATCATATTGTTCAATTTTACCATTTACACGGTTTAGACTGGGTGGATGTGGTATCGGCATTAAGTGCAGATCCTGCCTTGGCTGCCAAAGTCGCGATGAATTACTCGGATAAACCCATTGCCGCAGGTGAAGGTGAATTGAAAGCGGTACAAGAACGAGTTAAAGGTTTAGTCGAAACCGGTAAGCTTGGTCCATTTGCAAATGCATATTGGGGCAATGGTACTTATCGATTTACCCCTGAGCAAAACTTAATTGCACTATCGCATTATTTGAAAGCGCTTGAAATACAACGTGTAGCCGCTGAAATGTTAGCTATTTTTGGTGGTAAATCCCCGCATCCACAGTCAATTGTTGTGGGCGGCGTCACCTCAGTACGCGATATGTTAAGCCCTGCCCGTTTACAAGAATGGCAACAAAAACACGCCATAGTACAAGACTTTATTGAGCGTGCTTATCAAGCCGATATCATAATGGCGGCAGAAGCATTTGGCGCTGAAGCCAGTGTGCTTGGCGGCGTCAATGTGAATAATTTCTTAAGTGGTGAAGATTTTATTACTGCCGACGGTGAGTATTTATTTAAACAAGGGGTGATTTTAAACGGTGATTTAGCCAATGTGCTGGACATTGACCCTAGTTTGATTAAAGAAGACGTCACTCATGCTTGGTATAAAGCTGATGGTCCACAACATCCTTATGAAGGAACAACAATTCCCGAATACACTGGGTTTATTGAACGCGATACCGTTTATGGCAAGTTACCAACGGTTAATGGCTCGGGTAAGTATTCATGGGTTAAGTCACCGCGTTATCAAGACGAACCAGTAGAAGTAGGTCCTTTAGCATGTTTATTAGTGAACTATGCCCGCGGTAATCAAGCAGTGGTCAATCTGGTTGATGGCTTTTTAGCACGTACGGGTTTACCCATTGACGCCCTATTTACCACTTTAGGTCGTACTGCTGCACGGATGTTACAAGTGAAGTTAGTGGGTGAATCTTGTTTGAAAACCTTTGAAGCCCTACTGGTTAATATACAGTCGGATGAATCAACTTACGTAAAACCTGAAATAGATTCAAGTCGAGTTTATGAAGGTTATTCCATGATAGAAGCCCCTCGCGGTATGTTAAGCCATTGGATCCGAATTAAAGGTGCCAAAGTTGAAAACTACCAAGCTGTGGTCCCTACTACCTGGAACGCTGGTCCTGTGGATGTTAACGGCAAAATGGGCCCTTATGAAGCTTCGTTGATTGGTTTAAAACTGGAAGATCCAACTAAGCCATTAGAAGTCATTCGTATTATTCATTCCTTTGATCCTTGTATGGCATGTTCAGTTCATGTGATGGATTACAAAAAACACACCTTAGGTCAATTTAAAATTGATTCAAATGGGTTTTAA
- the hyaA gene encoding nickel-dependent hydrogenase small subunit, which translates to MDTHAALYKQGKDRLDYLRQFAQRQPVSLQQKMADIGISRRDFIKWTASVTAMFALPLPFSNLVAEAAELADRVPLIWLHMAECTGCSESLIRTDTPNLDTLIFDHISLEYHETLMAAAGWQAEENLENALETYKGRYLLAVEGAIPTANNGTFLTVGCKGHTGLHIVKEAAKNAAAIISVGTCAAFGGVQAAAPNPTGAKGVYEVVDKPVINLGGCPPSEKNIVGTLMYFIMFGKLPALDMFNRPKWAYGARVHDNCERRGRFDAGEFVEEFGDEGAKEGYCLYKMGCKGPYTYNNCPTERFNHHTSWPVLAGHGCMGCSEPDFWDDMADFEKPLGRQLLHGLDATADTIGAVILGAAAVGIGAHAVISVFAKPLEE; encoded by the coding sequence ATGGACACACATGCAGCCCTATATAAGCAGGGTAAAGACCGTCTTGATTATTTACGCCAATTTGCCCAACGTCAGCCTGTCTCATTACAACAAAAAATGGCCGATATAGGGATATCTCGTCGAGACTTCATAAAATGGACCGCGTCGGTTACGGCAATGTTTGCCTTGCCTCTCCCCTTTAGTAACTTGGTCGCTGAAGCGGCTGAATTAGCGGATAGAGTCCCGTTAATTTGGTTACATATGGCAGAGTGCACGGGCTGTTCCGAGTCGTTAATTCGTACCGACACCCCTAATTTAGACACCCTTATTTTTGATCATATTTCACTCGAATATCACGAAACGTTAATGGCTGCCGCAGGTTGGCAAGCAGAAGAAAATTTAGAGAACGCATTAGAAACCTATAAGGGCCGTTATTTACTGGCTGTAGAAGGCGCTATCCCTACGGCCAATAATGGCACCTTTTTAACCGTTGGTTGTAAAGGCCATACCGGTTTACATATTGTAAAAGAAGCAGCGAAAAATGCGGCTGCAATTATCTCTGTCGGTACCTGCGCCGCTTTTGGTGGTGTACAAGCCGCAGCACCTAACCCTACAGGGGCTAAGGGGGTTTATGAAGTCGTCGATAAACCTGTGATTAATTTAGGCGGATGCCCTCCCAGTGAAAAGAACATTGTCGGTACATTAATGTATTTCATTATGTTTGGTAAATTACCGGCATTGGATATGTTCAATCGTCCTAAGTGGGCTTATGGCGCTCGAGTACATGACAATTGTGAACGCCGTGGTCGCTTTGATGCTGGTGAATTTGTTGAAGAGTTTGGCGATGAAGGCGCTAAAGAAGGTTATTGCCTTTATAAAATGGGTTGTAAAGGACCTTACACTTATAACAATTGTCCGACAGAAAGATTTAACCATCATACAAGTTGGCCTGTATTAGCTGGTCATGGCTGTATGGGCTGTTCTGAACCAGATTTTTGGGATGATATGGCAGATTTCGAGAAACCTCTTGGACGTCAACTGTTACATGGCCTTGATGCCACCGCAGACACAATTGGTGCGGTAATTTTAGGCGCTGCCGCAGTAGGTATTGGCGCCCATGCTGTTATTAGCGTATTTGCTAAGCCTTTGGAGGAATAA
- a CDS encoding efflux RND transporter periplasmic adaptor subunit, which produces MKKTNKHKLIIVIIAIAILAGGAAIYVANKDGDAPNYATEQVQRGDIENSVLANGMLQASKLVSVGAQVSGQIIKLPVTLGQQIKQGELIAQIDSLTQQNSLKEALASLTSSKAEYRAKQAQIDQAQQEFNRQKAMLADNASSKADYESAQASLLVYKAELDQLKAEQEQVKLSVESAQLNLGYTTIKAPMDGMVVYTAVTVGQTVNSSQSTPTIVELADLHKMTVKAQISEADVIKVKSGQAVYFTILGQPNNRYNATLRAIEPGPTIMDGDDSNMTSSDTDAIYYNGLFDVENPDGILRIGMTAEVSIVLNQAKNVLIVPAQVLQKTLGPKPGYRVPVLVNGEIEYRNVSVGINNKISAEIIKGLELGEQIVLGAPASNSVSSKRGNRRPPMGF; this is translated from the coding sequence ATGAAAAAAACCAATAAACATAAGCTGATTATCGTCATCATTGCTATTGCTATATTAGCTGGTGGCGCTGCTATTTATGTTGCCAACAAAGATGGCGACGCGCCTAATTACGCGACCGAACAAGTGCAACGTGGTGATATTGAAAATAGCGTGTTGGCCAATGGCATGCTACAAGCGTCTAAATTGGTCAGTGTTGGTGCTCAAGTTTCAGGACAAATTATCAAGTTGCCCGTTACGCTTGGTCAACAAATTAAACAAGGTGAGCTTATTGCTCAAATTGATAGTTTGACTCAACAAAATAGTTTAAAAGAAGCACTCGCGTCTCTCACAAGCAGTAAAGCCGAGTACCGAGCCAAACAAGCTCAAATAGATCAAGCCCAACAAGAATTTAATCGTCAAAAAGCCATGTTAGCCGATAACGCTAGCTCTAAAGCTGATTATGAATCTGCTCAAGCCTCATTGTTAGTTTACAAAGCAGAACTTGATCAACTAAAAGCCGAACAAGAACAAGTTAAGCTTAGCGTAGAGAGTGCTCAACTCAACTTAGGTTATACAACCATCAAAGCACCAATGGATGGAATGGTTGTTTACACTGCCGTTACCGTGGGCCAGACCGTTAACTCATCGCAATCAACCCCTACAATTGTTGAATTAGCTGATTTGCATAAAATGACAGTTAAAGCTCAAATTTCAGAAGCTGATGTCATTAAGGTAAAGTCAGGACAAGCAGTCTATTTTACGATTCTTGGCCAACCCAATAACCGCTATAACGCCACTTTACGTGCGATTGAACCAGGGCCAACCATCATGGACGGCGATGATAGCAATATGACCTCAAGTGATACTGATGCGATTTACTACAACGGCCTGTTTGATGTTGAAAATCCTGATGGTATTTTACGCATTGGTATGACAGCTGAAGTGTCTATTGTACTTAACCAAGCAAAAAACGTCTTGATTGTGCCTGCGCAAGTATTACAGAAAACCCTTGGGCCCAAACCTGGTTATAGGGTGCCGGTTTTGGTTAATGGTGAAATCGAATATCGCAATGTTAGTGTGGGCATTAATAATAAAATCAGTGCTGAAATTATCAAAGGACTTGAACTAGGCGAACAAATTGTACTTGGTGCGCCAGCCTCAAATTCTGTGAGCAGTAAAAGAGGCAATCGCCGCCCACCGATGGGGTTTTAA
- a CDS encoding HyaD/HybD family hydrogenase maturation endopeptidase yields the protein MKKILLLGIGNVLYADEGIGVHFVNYIKDKYQFSHQTDQVDIVDGGTLAQGLIPMISQYDYLIVVDTVNSIDAEPGEVYFFDFDDAPAEIDWQGSAHEVEMLQTLNMMDIVGDRPQTFVLGVTPTVIEPMILGLTPNLHAAIPVMEHTLLSHLTDLGFSQQIMNNITIDQVIPDAYKRGCYVDA from the coding sequence GTGAAAAAAATATTGCTGTTAGGTATAGGCAATGTATTGTACGCCGATGAAGGAATCGGCGTACATTTTGTCAATTATATCAAAGATAAATACCAATTTAGCCATCAAACAGACCAGGTCGATATTGTCGACGGTGGCACCCTAGCCCAAGGTCTTATTCCGATGATTAGCCAATACGATTATTTAATTGTGGTCGACACAGTCAATAGTATTGATGCTGAGCCTGGCGAAGTGTACTTTTTTGATTTTGATGATGCCCCTGCTGAAATTGATTGGCAAGGCAGTGCGCATGAAGTAGAAATGCTGCAAACACTCAACATGATGGACATTGTTGGCGATAGACCTCAAACATTTGTTTTAGGTGTTACTCCTACAGTAATTGAACCCATGATTTTAGGGCTCACGCCAAATTTACATGCCGCCATTCCGGTGATGGAACACACACTGTTATCACATTTAACTGACTTAGGATTTAGCCAGCAGATTATGAATAATATAACCATTGATCAGGTAATCCCTGACGCTTATAAGCGAGGTTGCTATGTCGATGCATAA